The Labeo rohita strain BAU-BD-2019 unplaced genomic scaffold, IGBB_LRoh.1.0 scaffold_652, whole genome shotgun sequence genome includes a window with the following:
- the LOC127161437 gene encoding gastrula zinc finger protein XlCGF46.1-like, with amino-acid sequence MAGQPECMFLQESSLRTSTGIVNMVDNKEDKISNTRPTRQERRKTHEEQLVAVNAPASWFANRHKTVEEEDDDDDDDCAALRHLLWVRLKKTSGEAIEMAFFNEESEGIKIAEVFSLKHEDTDEQIKMAFIKEESEDMRIEETFEVKNEDSDDGIDLMAIKEEVQKQYKKQEKDQCQNHNLGTGEEAEETSSKKKAKKRIHNRVICSECGKCFCNRRALKIHTRIHTGEKPFACLQCGKRFTQLVGYQRHLCSHSGKKPYTCDLCGKSVATQLSLENHINSHNDDRPFSCDVCGKRFRHKASISVHMKIHTKENFVCHQCEKSFADADDLRNHVKIHAGEKPYMCEHCGRGFTNRTCFKVHIVIHTGEKPYTCPECGQSFRQKATLRTHMSVHSKEKSFTCPVCGKTCQIKGNLKLHMKLHTKEKSSGKRTKKK; translated from the exons ATGGCAGGTCAACCTGAATGCATGTTTCTCCAGGAAAGTTCCTTGAGAACATCCACAGGCATTGTGAACATGGTGGATAATaaagaagataaaataagtaatacaAGACCAACCAGACAAGAGAGAAGGAAGACACATGAGGAACAG ttggtggcggtAAATGCACCAGCCAGCTGGTTTGCCAACCGCCATAAAACAGTCGAAGAAGAAGACGACGACGACGACGACGATTGCGCAGCGCTCCGGCATTTGTTGTGGGTTCGATTAAAG AAAACGTCTGGTGAGGCCATCGAGATGGCGTTTTTCAATGAGGAGAGTGAAGGCATTAAGATTGCGGAAGTATTTAGTCTgaaacatgaagatactgatgaacaaataaagatggcgtttattaaagaggagagtgaagacatgAGGATTGAAGAAACGTTTGAAGTGAAGAATGAAGATAGTGATGATGGAATAG ACCTGATGGCAATAAAAGAGGAGGTTCAAAAACAGTATAAGAAACAGGAGAAAGATCAATGTCAGAATCATAATCTCGGTACTGGAGAAGAAGCTGAAGAGacttcctcaaaaaaaaaagctaagaaGCGAATTCACAATCGTGTCATCTGCTCAGAGTGTGGAAAGTGTTTCTGTAATCGAAGAGCCCTTAAAATCCACACgaggattcacactggagagaagcctttcgCCTGCCTGCAATGTGGAAAACGTTTCACTCAACTAGTAGGCTATCAAAGACACCTGTGTTCTCACTCCGGAAAGAAGCCTTACACCTGTGACCTGTGCGGAAAGAGCGTCGCAACACAACTATCCCTTGAAAATCACATAAACAGTCACAATGACGATAGGCCGTTTTCATGTGATGTGTGTGGAAAGCGTTTCAGACACAAAGCATCCATCAGTGTTCACATGAAGATTCACACAAAAGAGAATTTTGtatgtcatcagtgtgaaaagagtTTCGCAGACGCAGATGACCTTAGGAATCACGTAAAAATTCAcgctggagagaagccttacatGTGCGAACACTGCGGAAGGGGTTTCACGAACAGAACGTGCTTTAAGGTTCACATTgtaattcacactggagagaagccttacaccTGCCCCGAGTGTGGACAGAGTTTCAGACAGAAAGCAACCCTTAGAACTCACATGAGCGTTCACAGTAAAGAAAAGTCTTTCACCTGCCCAGTATGTGGAAAGACATGCCAAATTAAAGGAAACCTTAAGCTTCACATGAAGCTTCACACTAAAGAGAAATCCAGTGGGAAACGTAccaaaaagaaatga